A window of the Salarias fasciatus chromosome 7, fSalaFa1.1, whole genome shotgun sequence genome harbors these coding sequences:
- the LOC115391532 gene encoding kelch-like protein 10, which yields MATVQEELRLAGLLCDAFLKVQDVEFQIHKIILCECSPYFEALFVKRSSPNQRDYVIDGVTPVIMELIIQFAYTGSVPVTMDNVQDLMVTANHFEIMDIVQTCSHALEEQLCPENCISIWQFTKNYCFSKLEFQVQRYILYHFEEVVSSSAGQLMQLSVHEFVHFLSRDDLIVRTERTVYEGIMKWITNDPHQRKGHLCSLISKMRLCMMSSTDIMNVLLSNDLVKKDSQCRAMVTRVSRILRYLNNHHAGDIFSNPFARPRQPNAILVAIGGLNEANVILNIDAYDIRVNRWFQLTAPLESPRYCHGTAFLNGYIYVIGGSDGNEQLNSVCRFNPIMKVFEEVAPMHFCRVFVSVTVLNGLIFAMGGSDGQMCHRSAEYYLPESNQWTLIAPMHERRGAASSTVLHEKIYIFGGSNGRDPLQSAECYNPQTNQWTRIFDMSIPRDGCAAVAHKNLVYVVGGFDGNEHLSSAEVYHPLTDSWAVLPSMGSRHTAPGIGVLDDRIFVVGGFDDRIHTIRAVECFDPMLNLWSDVRDLYDSCAALSCCVIHGLPNMEDYTFNRDSLPFIQVDAEMEDREE from the exons ATGGCGACAGTTCAGGAGGAGCTCCGTTTAGCTGGATTGCTTTGTGATGCATTTCTGAAAGTTCAAGACGTTGAATTTCAAATTCACAAAATTATCTTGTGTGAATGTTCACCATACTTCGA agcTCTTTTCGTTAAGAGATCCAGCCCAAACCAGAGGGACTATGTCATTGATGGCGTCACTCCTGTGATTATGGAGCTTATTATCCAGTTTGCATACACAGGCTCTGTTCCTGTGACAATGGACAATGTGCAGGACCTCATGGTCACGGCTAATCATTTTGAAATAATGGACATTGTACAAACCTGCAGCCATGCACTGGAAGAACAGCTCTGTCCAGAGAATTGCATAAGCATTTGGCAGTTCACAAAAAACTATTGTTTCTCCAAGCTAGAATTTCAAGTCCAACGCTATATTCTGTATCACTTTGAAGAAGTGGTTTCCAGTAGTGCAGGGCAATTGATGCAGCTCAGTGTCCATGAATTTGTGCATTTCCTCAGCAGAGATGACCTTATTGTAAGGACAGAGAGAACTGTGTATGAGGGCATTATGAAATGGATCACCAATGACCCCCATCAACGAAAAGGACACCTCTGCTCTCTAATTTCAAAG ATGCGACTCTGTATGATGAGCTCGACTGACATCATGAATGTGCTGCTGTCCAACGACCTAGTGAAGAAGGACTCTCAGTGCCGGGCCATGGTCACCAGAGTCTCCAGAATCCTGCGTTACCTCAACAATCACCATGCTGGTGACATCTTCTCAAACCCCTTTGCTCGACCGCGTCAACCAAATGCCATTCTGGTGGCCATTGGAGGCCTTAATGAAGCAAACGTCATCTTAAACATTGATGCATATGACATCCGGGTCAACCGTTGGTTCCAGTTAACAGCCCCTTTAGAATCCCCTCGTTATTGCCACGGCACCGCCTTCCTGAATGGATATATTTATGTCATTGGTGGCTCGGACGGAAATGAGCAGTTGAACAGTGTGTGCAGGTTTAATCCCATCATGAAAGTTTTTGAAGAAGTGGCACCGATGCATTTTTGTCGTGTCTTTGTCAGCGTGACTGTGCTGAATGGGCTCATCTTTGCCATGGGAGGCTCTGATGGGCAGATGTGTCACAGATCTGCAGAATACTACCTGCCCGAGAGCAACCAGTGGACCCTCATAGCACCCATGCATGAAAGGAGGGGTGCCGCCAGTAGCACAGTCCTCCACGAGAAG ATTTATATTTTTGGAGGAAGCAATGGGAGGGACCCTCTGCAAAGCGCTGAATGTTACAATCCACAAACCAACCAGTGGACAAGGATTTTTGACATGAGTATTCCCCGCGATGGATGTGCAGCTGTTGCTCATAAGAATCTCGTCTATGTG gTTGGTGGCTTTGATGGCAACGAACATCTGAGCAGTGCTGAGGTCTATCATCCATTGACCGACAGCTGGGCCGTCCTGCCGTCCATGGGAAGCAGGCACACCGCCCCTGGCATCGGAGTACTTGATGATCGCATCTTTGTGGTTGGGGGTTTCGACGACCGCATTCACACCATCCGTGCTGTGGAGTGCTTTGATCCGATGTTGAATCTGTGGTCTGATGTCCGGGACTTGTATGACTCTTGTGCTGCATTGAGCTGCTGTGTGATTCACGGACTCCCCAACATGGAGGACTACACCTTCAATCGAGACAGCCTGCCATTTATTCAGGTAGACGCAGAAATGGAGGATCGGGAAGAGTAA